Genomic DNA from Acidisoma sp. PAMC 29798:
CGGTCGTCTCACCCACATATTTCGTGTCTGGGGTGATCGCGAAGCTGGCCGAGCCGCCGTCGCGGGTCTTCAGGTCGATTTGGGTGGCGCTGATGGTGGAGACTGTGCCGCGTGTGCGGGCGGAGGCCGCTTGGGCGACGACGACGGTACCGAGAAGGGCGAGGCCCATGGCGGCCGCGGCGAAGGGTGTCTGGCGCATGTTATTCCTTTGCATGACGATAGGCAGGCGGGTGCCTGCCGCCTCACCGCATCATACGCGCGAAGGCTTTCGCGGTTACCGCGCTATCGGCCGATCGGTCGCACGTTCCCGTGCGGCATCTCCAAAGGCTTTGAAGATGGCGCTGGAAAGAACATCGTGGTCGAACCGGAATTCCGGGTGCCACTGGATGGCCGTCGTGAATCGTTTCGCACCCGGATGATGGAATGCCTCCACCAGACCGTCTGGCGCACGGGCTTCCACGACCATTCCAGGCGCCAGGCGATCCACGCCCTGCTCATGCAGGGAGTTCACGCGCCAGCGCGCCGCCTCGCCGGTCCAGCGGGCAAACTGGCCGCCGGGCTCCAAGGACACCTCATGCGCTGGGGCATATTGCTCGGGGATCGGCAGGCTCTTGTCGAAGCGATGGTCCAGCGCGTCCCCCACATCATGCAGTTTGGGGTGCAGCGTGCCGCCGAAGGCGACGTTCATTTCCTGGCAACCCCGGCAGACGCCCAGCATCGGCACGCCGGCGGCCAGTGCGGCGTGGATGAGGCCGAGGGACATAGCATCGCGGTTGGGGTCGGCGGGCAGCACCTGATCCTCCGGCGCCCGGCCATAGAGGGCGGGCGCGACATTGGACGGGCTGCCGGGCAGGAAGATGCCGTCCACCAGATCGAGGATTTCCGCGTAGTCGATGCTCTGGGTCGCTGGCGTACCATCCGTGTCGCAGATGCGTCCGGGGATCAGGATTGGCACAGCATCAGAGCCGACCGTGACGGCATAAAGGTACTTCTCGACCACGAGATGCGCGATGTGCCCGGACATCCCGGTCACATCGCAGACAAATCCAATCACCGGCCTTCGCATCAATCGCAATCCTTCACACTCAATCTCGCCAATACATAGCCATGCGCGGAACATTCAAGGACCACGGGAAAGCGGGACACCGCCATGCCTACCATACATCGTAATAGCGGAACTTTGGCGCGACTGGACCCCCGACTTGGGCCGGACACCCTTTATGCGGTAATGATACTGTCGCAATAGCGAGAGTCTCATGACGATCCTCCCCAGAATCGCGGCCGCCGGCAAATCGAAGAAGTCCCAAGGAGGAATCGTCGAAGCCTTCGTCATCGACGGTAACGGCGTGCCACGCGGCAAATGGCTGCCCGCCGAGAAGCTGTCCGACGTCAGCGACAAGGGTCTGCTGATCCCGCGCTCCGTATTCGCGCAAGACATCTGGGGCCGGGACGCCGATGAGGCCGGCCTCGCCCATGGCACCGGCGATCCGGACGGGCTGTGTCGCCCGGTCGAAGGGTCGGTCCTGCCCATTTCCTGGCTGTCGCGCCGCGCCACGCAGGTGATGCTGCGTATGGTCGATGCCGCCGGCGCGCCCTATTTCGCCGATCCCCGCACCGTGCTGGAAGGCGTGCTGGCCCGCTTCAAGGACGCGGGACTGACGCCGGTGGTCGCGACCGAACTCGAATTCTATTTCATCGAGCCGACCGAGACAGCGGGCGAAACCCCACGCCCCAGCGGCGCCGACGCCCAGCGCTGGAAGGGCTGGCAGCAGAATGTGCTCAGCCTCGATGAGTTGCACGCCTATGACGTGATCTTCGCCGATATCGCGCGCTTCGCCGCCGAGCAGGGCATTCCGCTGGACGGTGCGGTGCGGGAAAATGGGCCGGACCAGTACGAGTTGAACTTCACCCATACCGATGATGTCGTGCGCGCGGCGGATTGGACGATCATGCTCAAGCGCATCGTCAAAGGCGCCGCGCGGCGCCATGGCATGGACGCCACCTTTATGGCCAAGCCCTATGGCGGTTTCGCTGGCAATGGCATGCATACCCATCTCAGCCTGCTTGATCGCGCCGGCGCCAATATCTTCGTGGCCGAAGGCCATGCGGAGGGCGGAAAGCTGCGCCAAGCCATCGGCGGGATGCTGAATACGATGAAGGACAGCATGCTGGTGCTGGCGCCTCATGCCAATTCCTATCGCCGTCTGACGCCCGCCGCCCATGCGCCGACCCGCCTGAGCTGGGGCATCGACAATCGGACCGCCGCCATTCGCGTCATTGAAGCTGGCCCCGCCACGCGGATCGAGCATCGCGTTGCGGGGTCGGATACCAATCCCTATCTGACCATGGCGGTGATCCTCTCCGCCGCGCTGCACGGCTTGCAGACGGGCGCCGTGCCGCCTGAACCCACGGTCGGCGAGCACAGCGAATCCGGCTGCGAAAGCCTGCCGACCACCTGGGATGAGGCTTTAGCCCGTTTCGAGGCGTCCGACTTCATCGCCGAGGCCCTGGGTGCGCCGTATCGGCATATCTTCGCTGCCGTGAAGCGGCAGGAGATTGAGGAGTTTAGGGCTCATGTCACGGAAATCGAATACGACGCCTATTTGAAGACCGCGTGATGAGCAGCGCAGCGACGACGCCCGAAGCGCATACGGGCTCCTATTACGCGGCGACGGCCAATCCCTCGCCCTATCGTCCCCCGCTCATGGGCGAGGTGCGGGCGGAGGTCTGCATCATCGGCGCCGGCTTCTCAGGCATTTCGGCGGCACTCACGCTCGCCGAGGGCGGCATCGCTGCGGTCGTGCTGGAAGGCAAGCGCGTCGGCTGGGGCGCGTCAGGGCGCAATGGCGGCCAGATCGTCAATGGCTATAGCCGCGATCTCTCCACCATCGAAGGTCGCTACGGTAAAGGTCCCGCCAAGGCGCTGGCCGATATGTCCCTCGAAGGCGGCGACATCATCCGCGACCGTGTGGCGCGGTACAACATCGCCTGCGACCTCGTCGATGGCGGATTCTTCGCCGCCTTTACGCCGCGCCAGATGCGGGAGTTGGAGCATACCAAGCGGGTCTGGGAGAGCTACGGCCATACCGAGCTGGAGATGGTCGATCGCAACCGTCTGCCCGGCATCGTGGAGACCGACATCTATATCGGCGGCCAGATCGACCATCGCGGTGGCCATATCCATCCCCTCAACCTCGTTCTGGGCCAAGCCGCTGCCGCCGAAAATCTCGGCACGATCATCCATGAGGGCAGCGCGGTCACGCGCGTCGAGGATAAGGGCCATGAAGTCCTCGTTCACACCGCGCAGGGCATGGTGCGCGCCAAGACCGTCATCGTGTGCGGCAATGCCTATCTCGGTGACGCCGTACCCGATCTCACCAACAAGATCATGCCGGTGTCGAGCCAGGTGGTGACAACCGCGAAGCTCGACCCCGCGCTGCTCGATCGCTTGTTGCCGCGCAACCAGTGTGTCGAGGACTGCAACTATATCCTCGACTACTATCGCCGCACGGCCGATGACCGGCTGCTGTTCGGCGGCGGCGTGGTGTACGGCGGCACCGACCCCGCGAGCATCGAGGGCAAGATCCGCCCGCACCTGGAACGCACCTTTCCGGCACTGCGCGGCACCAAACTCGACTTTGCCTGGAGCGGCAATTTCGCCCTGACGATGACGCGCGTGCCCCATGTCGGGCGGCTATCCGCGAATGTCTTATTCAGCCATGGCGATAGCGGTCATGGGGTGACCACCACGCATCTGCTTGGGCGGCTTCTCGGCGAGGCAGTGATCGGCCGCACCGCGCGCTTTGATGTCTTCGAACGACTGCCGTATTTGCCGTTTCCCGGCGGTCGCGCGCTGCGCGTGCCACTCACGGTGTTGGGTTCCTGGTATTACGGCTTACGCGATCGCCTCGGGGTTTGATGATGCTGAACGATATGGACCATGTGCGCGCTCTTGATGATGCGCATCACTTTCATCCCTTTACGGATCACAAGGCTTTGCATGCCGGCCGCGTGCGCGTGGTGACGCGCGCCGAAGGCGTATGGCTGTGGGATGGGGATGGCCACCGCATCCTGGACGGCATGTCCGGCCTGTGGTGCGTCAATGTCGGCTATAGTCAACCGAGTTTGGTGGCAGCGGCGGCGAAGCAAATGAGCCTGCTGCCCTATTACAACACCTTCTTCAGCAGCACGACGACGCCGGCCGCGATCTTGTCGGAGCGTTTGGCCAGCCTCGCCCCGCCGGGCTTCAGCCGCGTCTTCTACGCGTGCTCGGGCTCGGAAGCGGTGGACAGCGCGCTGCGCATGGCGCGGGTCTTCTGGCAGCTTCAGGGCAAGCCCGAGAAGCGCATCATCGTCAGTCGCGAATACGGCTATCACGGCTCGACCATGGCGGGCGCCTCGGCCGGCGGGATGACGGACATGCATCGCCAGGGCGGCGACCTGCCCGATTTCCGCCAGGTGATGACGCCCTACATCTATCGCGATGCCGGCGCGATGAGCGCGCATGACTTCGGTCTTCACGCGGCGCGCAGCCTGGAACGGCTGATCGAGGAAGTCGGTGCCGAAAAGATTGCGGCCTTCATCGGCGAGCCGATCCAGGGCGCCGGCGGCGTCATCATCCCGCCCGACAGCTACTGGCCTGAAGTTCAGCGAATCTGTCGCGCGCATGACATTCTACTGATCGCCGATGAGGTCATCTGCGGCTTTGGCCGGCTCGGCACGATGTTCGGCTCCGTCAGCTATGGCATCCAGCCCGATCTGATGACGACGGCCAAGGGCATCACCTCGGGCTATATTCCGCTCTCGGCGCTCTTTGTGGGCGATCGTGTGGCCGAAACCTTTATCGAGGAAGGCGGCGAATTCTATCACGGCTTCACCTATTCGGGTCATCCGGTGGCTTGCGCCGTGGCGCTCGCCAATCTCGACATTATTGTGGACCACGATCTGCCCGAAGCCGCCGAACGCCAGGGCGTGAAGCTGCGGGCATTGTTGAACGCGGCACTGGTCGATCATCCGCTGGTCGGCGAAATCCGTGGCCGGGGGCTGATCGGCGCGATCGAACTGGTGGAAGACCGTGCCGCACACAAGCCCTTCGCGAGCGACCGCAAGGTCGGCGCGACCTGCCGCAATTTCGCGATGGAGGAGGGGCTGGTCATGCGCGCCTGCCGCGACACGATGGTCTTCGCGCCGCCGCTGGTGATTTCGGATGACGAGCTTTCCGAACTCGCGACACGCGCCGCCCGCGCCATCGACCGCACGTGGCAGAGTGTGAAGACCGACCATTAACCCTCCATCGTCATCCCCGGGCCATGCCCGGGGATGACGATGCACTACTCGTCCTGGCGTAGCCGGCTGGGTAGAAGCTCGCCCTTGCTCTCCAACACGGGATAAGCCGCCGCCGCGACCAGGTGGGCGTTGATGCGCTTGAGGTCGCGCAACGCGTCCAAATGCAAGGAACTCGCCTCGGGCGAAATCGCTGTATTGGCGCGCAGACGCTCAAAATGCGCGGCTGTGGCGCTCGCTTCCATGGCACGGAAAACCTCCTTCTCCGCCGCCAACAGCCGCGCCACGCGCTCATCCTCCGTCACGAACAAGGACGCGGCGGTGTGGATATTGGTGGCCAGGCGATCGATCATCGCCAGCAACTCAGCCTCGCCCTCCTTCGACAAGATGAGCCCGTGCTTCTGCTTCCTTGCAGCCAGCGCCAGGAGGTTCTTGTCCGCGATATCACCGGCCTGCTCCATATGCGTGGCAAAGGCGAGAACGACCG
This window encodes:
- a CDS encoding gamma-glutamyl-gamma-aminobutyrate hydrolase family protein, whose protein sequence is MFRAWLCIGEIECEGLRLMRRPVIGFVCDVTGMSGHIAHLVVEKYLYAVTVGSDAVPILIPGRICDTDGTPATQSIDYAEILDLVDGIFLPGSPSNVAPALYGRAPEDQVLPADPNRDAMSLGLIHAALAAGVPMLGVCRGCQEMNVAFGGTLHPKLHDVGDALDHRFDKSLPIPEQYAPAHEVSLEPGGQFARWTGEAARWRVNSLHEQGVDRLAPGMVVEARAPDGLVEAFHHPGAKRFTTAIQWHPEFRFDHDVLSSAIFKAFGDAARERATDRPIAR
- a CDS encoding glutamine synthetase family protein — translated: MTILPRIAAAGKSKKSQGGIVEAFVIDGNGVPRGKWLPAEKLSDVSDKGLLIPRSVFAQDIWGRDADEAGLAHGTGDPDGLCRPVEGSVLPISWLSRRATQVMLRMVDAAGAPYFADPRTVLEGVLARFKDAGLTPVVATELEFYFIEPTETAGETPRPSGADAQRWKGWQQNVLSLDELHAYDVIFADIARFAAEQGIPLDGAVRENGPDQYELNFTHTDDVVRAADWTIMLKRIVKGAARRHGMDATFMAKPYGGFAGNGMHTHLSLLDRAGANIFVAEGHAEGGKLRQAIGGMLNTMKDSMLVLAPHANSYRRLTPAAHAPTRLSWGIDNRTAAIRVIEAGPATRIEHRVAGSDTNPYLTMAVILSAALHGLQTGAVPPEPTVGEHSESGCESLPTTWDEALARFEASDFIAEALGAPYRHIFAAVKRQEIEEFRAHVTEIEYDAYLKTA
- a CDS encoding NAD(P)/FAD-dependent oxidoreductase, with the translated sequence MSSAATTPEAHTGSYYAATANPSPYRPPLMGEVRAEVCIIGAGFSGISAALTLAEGGIAAVVLEGKRVGWGASGRNGGQIVNGYSRDLSTIEGRYGKGPAKALADMSLEGGDIIRDRVARYNIACDLVDGGFFAAFTPRQMRELEHTKRVWESYGHTELEMVDRNRLPGIVETDIYIGGQIDHRGGHIHPLNLVLGQAAAAENLGTIIHEGSAVTRVEDKGHEVLVHTAQGMVRAKTVIVCGNAYLGDAVPDLTNKIMPVSSQVVTTAKLDPALLDRLLPRNQCVEDCNYILDYYRRTADDRLLFGGGVVYGGTDPASIEGKIRPHLERTFPALRGTKLDFAWSGNFALTMTRVPHVGRLSANVLFSHGDSGHGVTTTHLLGRLLGEAVIGRTARFDVFERLPYLPFPGGRALRVPLTVLGSWYYGLRDRLGV
- a CDS encoding aminotransferase, with product MMLNDMDHVRALDDAHHFHPFTDHKALHAGRVRVVTRAEGVWLWDGDGHRILDGMSGLWCVNVGYSQPSLVAAAAKQMSLLPYYNTFFSSTTTPAAILSERLASLAPPGFSRVFYACSGSEAVDSALRMARVFWQLQGKPEKRIIVSREYGYHGSTMAGASAGGMTDMHRQGGDLPDFRQVMTPYIYRDAGAMSAHDFGLHAARSLERLIEEVGAEKIAAFIGEPIQGAGGVIIPPDSYWPEVQRICRAHDILLIADEVICGFGRLGTMFGSVSYGIQPDLMTTAKGITSGYIPLSALFVGDRVAETFIEEGGEFYHGFTYSGHPVACAVALANLDIIVDHDLPEAAERQGVKLRALLNAALVDHPLVGEIRGRGLIGAIELVEDRAAHKPFASDRKVGATCRNFAMEEGLVMRACRDTMVFAPPLVISDDELSELATRAARAIDRTWQSVKTDH